In Lemur catta isolate mLemCat1 chromosome 1, mLemCat1.pri, whole genome shotgun sequence, one DNA window encodes the following:
- the OLFM2 gene encoding noelin-2, producing the protein MWPLTVPPPPPLLLLLLLCSGLAGQTLFQSPEEGWQLYTSAQAPDGKCICTAVIPAQSTCSRDGRSRELRQLMEKVQNVSQSMEVLELRTYRDLQYVRSMETLMRSLDARLRVADGSLSAKSFQELKDRMTELLPLSSVLEQYKADTRTIVRLREEVRNLSGSLAAIQEEMGAYGYEDLQQRVMALEARLHACAQKLGCGKLTGVSNPITVRAMGSRFGSWMTDTMAPSADSRVWYMDGYYKGRRVLEFRTLGDFIKGQNFIQHLLPQPWAGTGHVVYNGSLFYNKYQSNVVVKYHFRSRSVLVQRSLPGAGYNNTFPYSWGGFSDMDFMVDESGLWAVYTTNQNAGNIVVSRLDPHTLEVMRSWDTGYPKRSAGEAFMICGVLYVTNSHLAGAKVYFAYFTNTSSYEYTDVPFHNQYSHISMLDYNPRERALYTWNNGHQVLYNVTLFHVISTAGDP; encoded by the exons ACTCTCTTCCAGAGCCCAGAAGAGGGCTGGCAGCTGTATACCTCGGCCCAGGCCCCCGATGGGAAATGCATCTGCACAGCTGTGATCCCTGCGCAGAGCACCTGCTCCCGAGATGGCAGGAGTCGGGAGCTGCGACAACTGATGGAGAAG GTTCAGAACGTCTCCCAGTCCATGGAGGTCCTTGAGTTGCGGACGTATCGTGACCTGCAGTATGTGCGCAGCATGGAGACCCTCATGCGGAGCCTGGACGCGCGGCTCCGGGTGGCCGATGGGTCCCTCTCAGCCAAGAGCTTCCAG GAGCTGAAGGACAGGATGACGGAGCTCTTGCCCCTGAGCTCGGTCTTGGAGCAGTACAAGGCAGACACGCGGACCATCGTGCGCCTGCGGGAAGAGGTGCGGAATCTCTCGGGCAGCCTCGCGGCCATCCAGGAGGAGATGGGCGCCTACGGGTATGAGGACCTGCAGCAGCGGGTGATGGCTCTCGAGGCCCGGCTCCACGCCTGCGCCCAGAAGCTGG GCTGTGGGAAGCTGACTGGGGTCAGTAACCCCATCACCGTCCGGGCCATGGGGTCCCGCTTCGGCTCTTGGATGACGGACACGATGGCCCCCAGCGCGGACAGCCGG GTCTGGTACATGGATGGTTATTACAAAGGCCGCCGGGTCCTAGAGTTCCGCACCCTGGGGGACTTCATCAAAGGCCAGAACTTTATTCAACACCTGCTGCCCCAGCCGTGGGCGGGCACGGGCCACGTGGTGTACAATGGCTCCCTGTTCTATAACAAGTACCAGAGCAACGTGGTGGTCAAGTATCACTTCCGCTCGCGCTCTGTGCTGGTGCAGCGGAGCCTCCCGGGGGCAGGCTACAACAACACCTTCCCCTACTCCTGGGGTGGCTTCTCCGACATGGACTTCATGGTGGACGAGAGCGGGCTCTGGGCCGTGTACACCACCAACCAGAATGCGGGCAACATCGTGGTCAGCCGACTGGACCCGCACACCCTCGAGGTCATGCGGTCCTGGGACACCGGCTACCCCAAGCGCAGCGCGGGCGAGGCCTTCATGATCTGCGGTGTGCTCTACGTGACCAACTCCCACCTGGCCGGCGCCAAGGTCTACTTCGCCTACTTCACCAACACGTCCAGTTACGAGTACACGGACGTGCCCTTCCACAACCAGTACTCCCACATCTCCATGCTGGACTACAACCCCCGGGAGCGGGCCCTGTACACCTGGAACAACGGCCACCAGGTCCTCTACAACGTCACGCTGTTCCATGTCATTAGCACCGCCGGGGACCCCTAG